In Lagenorhynchus albirostris chromosome 14, mLagAlb1.1, whole genome shotgun sequence, one DNA window encodes the following:
- the SMTN gene encoding smoothelin isoform X11: MADETLAGLDEGALRKLLEVTADLAERRRIRSAIRELQRQELEREEEALASKRFRAERQDNKENWLHSQQRKAEQQAALARLAGRLESMSDVEELTTLLRGAAEYEERKLIRAAIRRVRAQEIEAATLAGRLCSGRPSSGSREDSKGRAAHRLDRCEVPKPEEQEQQAEVPEPTPTPNGTSHDVTTVTLLLRAPPGGTPSSPASADSSPPTTSPEPPLEPAEAPRPATEALGGPKPPPSPPRAASPEPQEPPATPSTEGQVVNKLLPGPTEPPAADGPTKGPSDTKRADLAGPRPCQRSLSVLSPRQPVQNQEPTPLASGPSLFQRAGSVRDRVRKFTSDSPMAAGLQEGPLRAALGPSTPARLPGSSHISTTPASSSRGPSSRGPSDTSSQFNKDQRGTARPLAQLQSCPREEGPRGRGLAVRPLENRAGGPMARSEAPSAPLAVAVGTAEPGASMKTTFTIEIKDGRGQASTGRVLLPTGNQRAELMLGLRAPPTLLSTSSGGKSTITHISSPGNLARLGSVTHVTSFSHASPGSRGGCSIKAAEDAGTPVAHPPAFSTRRRSSASPAHSGSLMEPEPAEPPSAAVEVANGAEQTRVDKAPERRSPLSTEELMTIEDESVLDKMLDQTTDFEERKLIRAALRELRQRKRDQRDKERERRLQETRARPGEGRGNTATKTTTRHSQQTADGSAVSTVTKTERLVHSNDGRRTARTTTVESSFVRRSENGGGSTMMQTKTFSSSSSKKMGSIFDREDEASPRPGSLAALEKLQAEKKKELMKAQSLPKTSASQARKAMIEKLEKEGTACSSGGPRAAVQRSTSFGVPNANSIKQMLLDWCRAKTRGYEHVDIQNFSSSWSDGMAFCALVHNFFPEAFDYGQLSPQNRRQNFEVAFSSAEMLVDCVPLVEVEDMMIMGKKPDPKCVFTYVQSLYNHLRRHELRLRGKNV; this comes from the exons ATGGCGGACGAAACATTAGCTGGGCTGGATGAGGGAGCCTTGCGGAAGCTG CTGGAGGTCACAGCAGATCTAGCAGAGCGGCGGCGCATCCGCTCAGCCATCCGGGAGCTGCAGCGGCAGGAGCTGGAACGTGAGGAGGAGGCCCTGGCATCCAAGCGCTTCCGTGCCGAGCGGCAGGACAACAAGGAGAACTGGCTGCA CTCTCAGCAGCGGAAGGCTGAGCAGCAGGCTGCTCTGGCACGGCTGGCAGGACGGCTGGAGTCCATGAGTGATGTGGAGGAGCTGACCACACTG CTGCGAGGCGCTGCTGAGTACGAGGAACGCAAGCTGATCCGAGCCGCCATCCGCCGTGTACGGGCCCAGGAGATTGAGG cCGCCACATTGGCTGGAAGGTTGTGCAGCGGGCGTCCCAGCAGTGGCTCAAGAGAGGACAGCAAGGGGCGGGCAGCACACAGGCTGGACCGGTGTGAG GTGCCAAAGCCAGAGGAACAGGAGCAGCAGGCAGAGGTCCCAGAGCCAACTCCAACCCCCAATGGCACCAGCCATGACGTGACGACAGTGACACTACTGCTTCGGGCCCCACCTGGGGGCACACCCAGCTCACCTGCCTCAGCCGACAGTTCACCCCCCACTACCTCTCCTGAGCCTCCACTGGAGCCTGCCGAGGCCCCACGCCCTGCCACTGAGGCTCTGGGTGGCCCCAAGCCACCTCCCAGCCCGCCCAGGGCTGCCagccctgagccccaggagcCTCCAGCCACCCCCAGCACGGAGGGGCAGGTGGTCAACAAG CTCCTGCCTGGCCCCACAGAGCCCCCTGCTGCTGATGGCCCTACCAAAGGTCCCTCCGACACAAAGAGAGCAG ACCTGGCTGGCCCTCGCCCCTGCCAACGCTCCCTGTCTGTGCTGAGCCCCCGCCAGCCAGTCCAGAACCAAG AGCCCACCCCCCTTGCCAGCGGACCTTCCCTGTTCCAGCGGGCTGGCTCCGTACGGGACCGTGTGCGCAAGTTCACATCCGATTCTCCTATGGCTGCTGGGCTCCAGGAAGGCCCACTCCGGGCAGCCCTAGGTCCCTCGACCCCTGCAAGGCTCCCAGGCTCCTCCCACATCAGCACCAcccctgcctcctcctccaggggCCCCTCCTCACGGGGCCCCAGTGACACCTCCTCCCAGTTCAACAAGGATCAGCGAGGAACAGCCCGGCCCCTGGCCCAACTTCAGAGCTGCCCCAGGGAGGAGGGCCCCAGGGGGCGGGGCTTGGCTGTCAGGCCCCTTGAAAACAGAGCAGGGGGGCCCATGGCCCGCTCAGAGGCGCCCAGTGCCCCGCTAGCCGTGGCCGTGGGCACTGCTGAGCCAGGGGCCAGTATGAAGACCACATTCACCATCGAGATCAAGGATGGCCGGGGCCAGGCCTCCACGGGCCGGGTGCTGCTGCCCACAGGCAACCAGAGGGCAG AACTGATGCTGGGGCTGCGGGCGCCCCCCACCCTCCTTAGCACCAGCAGTGGGGGCAAGAGCACCATCACGCATATCAGCAGCCCTGGGAACCTGGCTCGGCTGGGCAGTGTCACTCACGTCACCAGCTTCAGCCATGCCTCCCCTGGTAGCCGAGGAGGCTGCAGCATTAAG GCGGCCGAGGATGCTGGGACCCCTGTGGCCCACCCGCCTGCCTTCAGCACCCGCCGCCGCTCCTCTGCAAGCCCTGCCCACAGCGGCAGTCTC ATGGAGCCAGAACCAGCAGAGCCCCCCTCTGCAGCAGTGGAGGTGGCCAATGGCGCCGAGCAGACCCGCGTGGACAAAGCACCAGAGAGGCGGAGCCCTCTGAGCACCGAGGAGCTGATGACCATTGAGGATGAGAGTGTCCTGGACAAGATG CTGGATCAAACTACGGACTTTGAGGAGCGGAAGCTCATCCGGGCTGCGCTACGTGAGCTCCGACAAAGGAAGAGAG ACCAGCGGGACAAGGAACGGGAACGGCGGCTGCAAGAGACACGGGCCCGCCCAGGGGAGGGCCGTGGCAACACGGCCACCAAGACCACCACGCGACACAGCCAACAGACAGCCGATGGCTCAGCTGTCAGCACTGTCACCAAGACCGAGCGGCTCGTCCACTCCA ATGATGGCAGACGGACGGCCCGCACCACCACGGTGGAGTCGAGTTTTGTGAGGCGCTCAGAGA ATGGTGGTGGCAGCACCATGATGCAAACTAAGACCTTTTCCTCTTCATCATCCAAGAAGATGGGCAG TATCTTCGACCGAGAGGATGAAGCCAGCCCGCGGCCCGGCAGCCTAGCGGCGCTGGAGAAACTCCaggcagagaagaagaaagagctgATGAAGGCGCAGAGCCTGCCCAAGACCTCGGCCTCCCAGGCGCGTAAGGCCATGATTGAGAAGCTGGAGAAGGAAGGCACCGCTTG CAGCTCTGGCGGACCCCGCGCAGCTGTGCAGCGCTCCACCAGCTTCGGTGTCCCCAATGCCAACAGCATCAAGCAGATGTTGCTGGACTGGTGCCGAGCCAAGACACGTGGCTACGAG CATGTGGACATCCAGAACTTCTCCTCGAGTTGGAGTGACGGGATGGCCTTCTGTGCCCTGGTGCACAActtcttccctgaagccttcgaTTATGGGCAGCTCAGCCCACAGAACCGGCGCCAGAACTTCGAGGTGGCCTTCTCATCCGCTGA GATGCTGGTGGACTGCGTACCCCTCGTGGAGGTGGAGGACATGATGATCATGGGCAAGAAGCCCGACCCCAAGTGCGTTTTCACCTACGTGCAGTCGCTCTACAACCACCTGCGGCGCCACGAGCTGCGCCTGCGCGGCAAGAATGTCTAG
- the SMTN gene encoding smoothelin isoform X3 produces MADETLAGLDEGALRKLLEVTADLAERRRIRSAIRELQRQELEREEEALASKRFRAERQDNKENWLHSQQRKAEQQAALARLAGRLESMSDVEELTTLLRGAAEYEERKLIRAAIRRVRAQEIEAATLAGRLCSGRPSSGSREDSKGRAAHRLDRCEVPKPEEQEQQAEVPEPTPTPNGTSHDVTTVTLLLRAPPGGTPSSPASADSSPPTTSPEPPLEPAEAPRPATEALGGPKPPPSPPRAASPEPQEPPATPSTEGQVVNKLLPGPTEPPAADGPTKGPSDTKRADLAGPRPCQRSLSVLSPRQPVQNQEPTPLASGPSLFQRAGSVRDRVRKFTSDSPMAAGLQEGPLRAALGPSTPARLPGSSHISTTPASSSRGPSSRGPSDTSSQFNKDQRGTARPLAQLQSCPREEGPRGRGLAVRPLENRAGGPMARSEAPSAPLAVAVGTAEPGASMKTTFTIEIKDGRGQASTGRVLLPTGNQRAELMLGLRAPPTLLSTSSGGKSTITHISSPGNLARLGSVTHVTSFSHASPGSRGGCSIKMEPEPAEPPSAAVEVANGAEQTRVDKAPERRSPLSTEELMTIEDESVLDKMLDQTTDFEERKLIRAALRELRQRKRDQRDKERERRLQETRARPGEGRGNTATKTTTRHSQQTADGSAVSTVTKTERLVHSNDGRRTARTTTVESSFVRRSESKAAWRLLMPACQPTFLKLSPNFHLCVSLSSRHFLFSACGYLHPSTNLPPHLPHPAQDLTLLPFPFLADGGGSTMMQTKTFSSSSSKKMGSIFDREDEASPRPGSLAALEKLQAEKKKELMKAQSLPKTSASQARKAMIEKLEKEGTACSSGGPRAAVQRSTSFGVPNANSIKQMLLDWCRAKTRGYEHVDIQNFSSSWSDGMAFCALVHNFFPEAFDYGQLSPQNRRQNFEVAFSSAEMLVDCVPLVEVEDMMIMGKKPDPKCVFTYVQSLYNHLRRHELRLRGKNV; encoded by the exons ATGGCGGACGAAACATTAGCTGGGCTGGATGAGGGAGCCTTGCGGAAGCTG CTGGAGGTCACAGCAGATCTAGCAGAGCGGCGGCGCATCCGCTCAGCCATCCGGGAGCTGCAGCGGCAGGAGCTGGAACGTGAGGAGGAGGCCCTGGCATCCAAGCGCTTCCGTGCCGAGCGGCAGGACAACAAGGAGAACTGGCTGCA CTCTCAGCAGCGGAAGGCTGAGCAGCAGGCTGCTCTGGCACGGCTGGCAGGACGGCTGGAGTCCATGAGTGATGTGGAGGAGCTGACCACACTG CTGCGAGGCGCTGCTGAGTACGAGGAACGCAAGCTGATCCGAGCCGCCATCCGCCGTGTACGGGCCCAGGAGATTGAGG cCGCCACATTGGCTGGAAGGTTGTGCAGCGGGCGTCCCAGCAGTGGCTCAAGAGAGGACAGCAAGGGGCGGGCAGCACACAGGCTGGACCGGTGTGAG GTGCCAAAGCCAGAGGAACAGGAGCAGCAGGCAGAGGTCCCAGAGCCAACTCCAACCCCCAATGGCACCAGCCATGACGTGACGACAGTGACACTACTGCTTCGGGCCCCACCTGGGGGCACACCCAGCTCACCTGCCTCAGCCGACAGTTCACCCCCCACTACCTCTCCTGAGCCTCCACTGGAGCCTGCCGAGGCCCCACGCCCTGCCACTGAGGCTCTGGGTGGCCCCAAGCCACCTCCCAGCCCGCCCAGGGCTGCCagccctgagccccaggagcCTCCAGCCACCCCCAGCACGGAGGGGCAGGTGGTCAACAAG CTCCTGCCTGGCCCCACAGAGCCCCCTGCTGCTGATGGCCCTACCAAAGGTCCCTCCGACACAAAGAGAGCAG ACCTGGCTGGCCCTCGCCCCTGCCAACGCTCCCTGTCTGTGCTGAGCCCCCGCCAGCCAGTCCAGAACCAAG AGCCCACCCCCCTTGCCAGCGGACCTTCCCTGTTCCAGCGGGCTGGCTCCGTACGGGACCGTGTGCGCAAGTTCACATCCGATTCTCCTATGGCTGCTGGGCTCCAGGAAGGCCCACTCCGGGCAGCCCTAGGTCCCTCGACCCCTGCAAGGCTCCCAGGCTCCTCCCACATCAGCACCAcccctgcctcctcctccaggggCCCCTCCTCACGGGGCCCCAGTGACACCTCCTCCCAGTTCAACAAGGATCAGCGAGGAACAGCCCGGCCCCTGGCCCAACTTCAGAGCTGCCCCAGGGAGGAGGGCCCCAGGGGGCGGGGCTTGGCTGTCAGGCCCCTTGAAAACAGAGCAGGGGGGCCCATGGCCCGCTCAGAGGCGCCCAGTGCCCCGCTAGCCGTGGCCGTGGGCACTGCTGAGCCAGGGGCCAGTATGAAGACCACATTCACCATCGAGATCAAGGATGGCCGGGGCCAGGCCTCCACGGGCCGGGTGCTGCTGCCCACAGGCAACCAGAGGGCAG AACTGATGCTGGGGCTGCGGGCGCCCCCCACCCTCCTTAGCACCAGCAGTGGGGGCAAGAGCACCATCACGCATATCAGCAGCCCTGGGAACCTGGCTCGGCTGGGCAGTGTCACTCACGTCACCAGCTTCAGCCATGCCTCCCCTGGTAGCCGAGGAGGCTGCAGCATTAAG ATGGAGCCAGAACCAGCAGAGCCCCCCTCTGCAGCAGTGGAGGTGGCCAATGGCGCCGAGCAGACCCGCGTGGACAAAGCACCAGAGAGGCGGAGCCCTCTGAGCACCGAGGAGCTGATGACCATTGAGGATGAGAGTGTCCTGGACAAGATG CTGGATCAAACTACGGACTTTGAGGAGCGGAAGCTCATCCGGGCTGCGCTACGTGAGCTCCGACAAAGGAAGAGAG ACCAGCGGGACAAGGAACGGGAACGGCGGCTGCAAGAGACACGGGCCCGCCCAGGGGAGGGCCGTGGCAACACGGCCACCAAGACCACCACGCGACACAGCCAACAGACAGCCGATGGCTCAGCTGTCAGCACTGTCACCAAGACCGAGCGGCTCGTCCACTCCA ATGATGGCAGACGGACGGCCCGCACCACCACGGTGGAGTCGAGTTTTGTGAGGCGCTCAGAGAGTAAGGCCGCCTGGCGTCTTCTCATGCCTGCCTGCCAGCCCACCTTCCTCAAACTCTCTCCGAACTTccatctgtgtgtctctctgtccaGCCGTcactttctcttctctgcctgTGGCTACCTCCATCCCTCTACCAACCTCCCGCCCCATCTCCCACATCCAGCCCAGGACCTCACCctgctccccttcccctttcttgCAGATGGTGGTGGCAGCACCATGATGCAAACTAAGACCTTTTCCTCTTCATCATCCAAGAAGATGGGCAG TATCTTCGACCGAGAGGATGAAGCCAGCCCGCGGCCCGGCAGCCTAGCGGCGCTGGAGAAACTCCaggcagagaagaagaaagagctgATGAAGGCGCAGAGCCTGCCCAAGACCTCGGCCTCCCAGGCGCGTAAGGCCATGATTGAGAAGCTGGAGAAGGAAGGCACCGCTTG CAGCTCTGGCGGACCCCGCGCAGCTGTGCAGCGCTCCACCAGCTTCGGTGTCCCCAATGCCAACAGCATCAAGCAGATGTTGCTGGACTGGTGCCGAGCCAAGACACGTGGCTACGAG CATGTGGACATCCAGAACTTCTCCTCGAGTTGGAGTGACGGGATGGCCTTCTGTGCCCTGGTGCACAActtcttccctgaagccttcgaTTATGGGCAGCTCAGCCCACAGAACCGGCGCCAGAACTTCGAGGTGGCCTTCTCATCCGCTGA GATGCTGGTGGACTGCGTACCCCTCGTGGAGGTGGAGGACATGATGATCATGGGCAAGAAGCCCGACCCCAAGTGCGTTTTCACCTACGTGCAGTCGCTCTACAACCACCTGCGGCGCCACGAGCTGCGCCTGCGCGGCAAGAATGTCTAG
- the SMTN gene encoding smoothelin isoform X6: protein MADETLAGLDEGALRKLLEVTADLAERRRIRSAIRELQRQELEREEEALASKRFRAERQDNKENWLHSQQRKAEQQAALARLAGRLESMSDVEELTTLLRGAAEYEERKLIRAAIRRVRAQEIEAATLAGRLCSGRPSSGSREDSKGRAAHRLDRCEVPKPEEQEQQAEVPEPTPTPNGTSHDVTTVTLLLRAPPGGTPSSPASADSSPPTTSPEPPLEPAEAPRPATEALGGPKPPPSPPRAASPEPQEPPATPSTEGQVVNKLLPGPTEPPAADGPTKGPSDTKRADLAGPRPCQRSLSVLSPRQPVQNQEPTPLASGPSLFQRAGSVRDRVRKFTSDSPMAAGLQEGPLRAALGPSTPARLPGSSHISTTPASSSRGPSSRGPSDTSSQFNKDQRGTARPLAQLQSCPREEGPRGRGLAVRPLENRAGGPMARSEAPSAPLAVAVGTAEPGASMKTTFTIEIKDGRGQASTGRVLLPTGNQRAELMLGLRAPPTLLSTSSGGKSTITHISSPGNLARLGSVTHVTSFSHASPGSRGGCSIKMEPEPAEPPSAAVEVANGAEQTRVDKAPERRSPLSTEELMTIEDESVLDKMLDQTTDFEERKLIRAALRELRQRKRDQRDKERERRLQETRARPGEGRGNTATKTTTRHSQQTADGSAVSTVTKTERLVHSNDGRRTARTTTVESSFVRRSENGGGSTMMQTKTFSSSSSKKMGSIFDREDEASPRPGSLAALEKLQAEKKKELMKAQSLPKTSASQARKAMIEKLEKEGTACSSGGPRAAVQRSTSFGVPNANSIKQMLLDWCRAKTRGYEHVDIQNFSSSWSDGMAFCALVHNFFPEAFDYGQLSPQNRRQNFEVAFSSAEMLVDCVPLVEVEDMMIMGKKPDPKCVFTYVQSLYNHLRRHELRLRGKNV, encoded by the exons ATGGCGGACGAAACATTAGCTGGGCTGGATGAGGGAGCCTTGCGGAAGCTG CTGGAGGTCACAGCAGATCTAGCAGAGCGGCGGCGCATCCGCTCAGCCATCCGGGAGCTGCAGCGGCAGGAGCTGGAACGTGAGGAGGAGGCCCTGGCATCCAAGCGCTTCCGTGCCGAGCGGCAGGACAACAAGGAGAACTGGCTGCA CTCTCAGCAGCGGAAGGCTGAGCAGCAGGCTGCTCTGGCACGGCTGGCAGGACGGCTGGAGTCCATGAGTGATGTGGAGGAGCTGACCACACTG CTGCGAGGCGCTGCTGAGTACGAGGAACGCAAGCTGATCCGAGCCGCCATCCGCCGTGTACGGGCCCAGGAGATTGAGG cCGCCACATTGGCTGGAAGGTTGTGCAGCGGGCGTCCCAGCAGTGGCTCAAGAGAGGACAGCAAGGGGCGGGCAGCACACAGGCTGGACCGGTGTGAG GTGCCAAAGCCAGAGGAACAGGAGCAGCAGGCAGAGGTCCCAGAGCCAACTCCAACCCCCAATGGCACCAGCCATGACGTGACGACAGTGACACTACTGCTTCGGGCCCCACCTGGGGGCACACCCAGCTCACCTGCCTCAGCCGACAGTTCACCCCCCACTACCTCTCCTGAGCCTCCACTGGAGCCTGCCGAGGCCCCACGCCCTGCCACTGAGGCTCTGGGTGGCCCCAAGCCACCTCCCAGCCCGCCCAGGGCTGCCagccctgagccccaggagcCTCCAGCCACCCCCAGCACGGAGGGGCAGGTGGTCAACAAG CTCCTGCCTGGCCCCACAGAGCCCCCTGCTGCTGATGGCCCTACCAAAGGTCCCTCCGACACAAAGAGAGCAG ACCTGGCTGGCCCTCGCCCCTGCCAACGCTCCCTGTCTGTGCTGAGCCCCCGCCAGCCAGTCCAGAACCAAG AGCCCACCCCCCTTGCCAGCGGACCTTCCCTGTTCCAGCGGGCTGGCTCCGTACGGGACCGTGTGCGCAAGTTCACATCCGATTCTCCTATGGCTGCTGGGCTCCAGGAAGGCCCACTCCGGGCAGCCCTAGGTCCCTCGACCCCTGCAAGGCTCCCAGGCTCCTCCCACATCAGCACCAcccctgcctcctcctccaggggCCCCTCCTCACGGGGCCCCAGTGACACCTCCTCCCAGTTCAACAAGGATCAGCGAGGAACAGCCCGGCCCCTGGCCCAACTTCAGAGCTGCCCCAGGGAGGAGGGCCCCAGGGGGCGGGGCTTGGCTGTCAGGCCCCTTGAAAACAGAGCAGGGGGGCCCATGGCCCGCTCAGAGGCGCCCAGTGCCCCGCTAGCCGTGGCCGTGGGCACTGCTGAGCCAGGGGCCAGTATGAAGACCACATTCACCATCGAGATCAAGGATGGCCGGGGCCAGGCCTCCACGGGCCGGGTGCTGCTGCCCACAGGCAACCAGAGGGCAG AACTGATGCTGGGGCTGCGGGCGCCCCCCACCCTCCTTAGCACCAGCAGTGGGGGCAAGAGCACCATCACGCATATCAGCAGCCCTGGGAACCTGGCTCGGCTGGGCAGTGTCACTCACGTCACCAGCTTCAGCCATGCCTCCCCTGGTAGCCGAGGAGGCTGCAGCATTAAG ATGGAGCCAGAACCAGCAGAGCCCCCCTCTGCAGCAGTGGAGGTGGCCAATGGCGCCGAGCAGACCCGCGTGGACAAAGCACCAGAGAGGCGGAGCCCTCTGAGCACCGAGGAGCTGATGACCATTGAGGATGAGAGTGTCCTGGACAAGATG CTGGATCAAACTACGGACTTTGAGGAGCGGAAGCTCATCCGGGCTGCGCTACGTGAGCTCCGACAAAGGAAGAGAG ACCAGCGGGACAAGGAACGGGAACGGCGGCTGCAAGAGACACGGGCCCGCCCAGGGGAGGGCCGTGGCAACACGGCCACCAAGACCACCACGCGACACAGCCAACAGACAGCCGATGGCTCAGCTGTCAGCACTGTCACCAAGACCGAGCGGCTCGTCCACTCCA ATGATGGCAGACGGACGGCCCGCACCACCACGGTGGAGTCGAGTTTTGTGAGGCGCTCAGAGA ATGGTGGTGGCAGCACCATGATGCAAACTAAGACCTTTTCCTCTTCATCATCCAAGAAGATGGGCAG TATCTTCGACCGAGAGGATGAAGCCAGCCCGCGGCCCGGCAGCCTAGCGGCGCTGGAGAAACTCCaggcagagaagaagaaagagctgATGAAGGCGCAGAGCCTGCCCAAGACCTCGGCCTCCCAGGCGCGTAAGGCCATGATTGAGAAGCTGGAGAAGGAAGGCACCGCTTG CAGCTCTGGCGGACCCCGCGCAGCTGTGCAGCGCTCCACCAGCTTCGGTGTCCCCAATGCCAACAGCATCAAGCAGATGTTGCTGGACTGGTGCCGAGCCAAGACACGTGGCTACGAG CATGTGGACATCCAGAACTTCTCCTCGAGTTGGAGTGACGGGATGGCCTTCTGTGCCCTGGTGCACAActtcttccctgaagccttcgaTTATGGGCAGCTCAGCCCACAGAACCGGCGCCAGAACTTCGAGGTGGCCTTCTCATCCGCTGA GATGCTGGTGGACTGCGTACCCCTCGTGGAGGTGGAGGACATGATGATCATGGGCAAGAAGCCCGACCCCAAGTGCGTTTTCACCTACGTGCAGTCGCTCTACAACCACCTGCGGCGCCACGAGCTGCGCCTGCGCGGCAAGAATGTCTAG